In Planctomycetota bacterium, a genomic segment contains:
- the flgK gene encoding flagellar hook-associated protein FlgK, with translation MGLTSAMRVGQSALAASQLGLEVTGNNMANVATPGYARRRLDLTPLEAADPSSRFQAGLGVGIRDLTRTIDEAVLARLRGQYAREAATNQSLTTLSQLESSIGELSDFDLTSQLSSFFGTWSDRSTLVAADGVVVQQAETLVSSIRRLRDDLVDQKVQGEALLEDLVPRVDDLLGQVASLNEGVARAGVSGGDTASLRDQRDQVLDELAGLIDIDTIERGGGQVDVYVGSTPLVLAGASRGIEARRETIDGESQLVLRAREDGAPLPIRAGRIGALLQAGDEAIGGTIDQLDRLASELIFQANRIHATATGPDGLREAASQVATPPEDRGLALTDPANATFAELPFEITNGSFLVQVHDRASGTVTSTRIEVDLDGIADDGTAGGGDDTTLENVRAALDAVDGVRADFTADGRLRIRGDAGTRISFGEDTSGLLGAVGVNAFFSGRDASDIAVRSDIAGEPGLLNVGRINADGAFDASAAAIDMARLQDRTFDAVGGQSLQGFWAQVAGDVGAQTDAAITDAEASRVIREAIEGQRAAVSGVSLDEEAINLSTYQQAFQASARYISVLDQLQQELLAIF, from the coding sequence ATGGGCCTGACGTCGGCGATGCGGGTGGGCCAGTCCGCGCTGGCCGCCAGCCAGCTCGGACTCGAGGTCACGGGCAACAACATGGCCAACGTCGCCACGCCGGGGTACGCCCGGCGGCGGCTGGATCTCACGCCTCTCGAGGCGGCCGACCCAAGCTCCCGATTCCAGGCGGGCCTGGGCGTGGGCATCCGCGACCTGACGCGGACCATCGACGAGGCCGTCCTCGCGCGGCTCCGGGGCCAGTACGCCCGCGAGGCCGCCACCAACCAGTCGCTCACGACGCTTAGCCAGCTCGAGTCCTCCATCGGCGAGCTCAGCGACTTCGACCTGACCAGCCAGCTGTCGAGCTTCTTCGGCACCTGGTCCGATCGCAGCACGCTCGTGGCCGCCGACGGCGTCGTCGTGCAGCAGGCCGAGACGCTGGTGAGCAGCATCCGTCGGTTGCGGGACGACCTCGTCGACCAGAAGGTGCAGGGCGAGGCCCTGCTCGAGGACCTCGTGCCCCGCGTCGACGACCTGCTCGGCCAGGTGGCGTCGCTCAACGAGGGCGTCGCCCGCGCGGGCGTCAGCGGCGGCGACACGGCCAGCCTGCGGGACCAGCGGGACCAGGTCCTCGACGAGCTGGCCGGACTGATCGACATCGACACCATCGAACGCGGCGGCGGCCAGGTCGATGTCTACGTCGGGTCGACGCCGCTCGTGCTCGCGGGCGCGAGCCGCGGCATCGAGGCGCGGCGGGAGACCATCGATGGCGAATCGCAGCTCGTGCTTCGGGCCCGCGAGGACGGCGCGCCACTGCCGATACGCGCCGGCCGCATCGGCGCCCTGCTCCAGGCGGGTGACGAGGCCATCGGCGGCACCATCGACCAGCTCGACCGCCTCGCGAGCGAGCTGATCTTCCAGGCCAACCGGATCCACGCGACCGCGACCGGGCCCGACGGGCTGCGGGAGGCGGCCAGCCAGGTCGCGACACCGCCCGAGGATCGCGGCCTGGCGCTCACCGACCCGGCCAACGCGACCTTCGCTGAGCTCCCCTTCGAGATCACCAATGGTTCGTTCCTGGTGCAGGTGCACGATCGCGCGTCGGGCACCGTCACGTCGACGCGGATCGAGGTCGACCTCGACGGCATCGCCGACGACGGAACGGCCGGCGGCGGCGACGACACGACCCTCGAGAACGTCCGCGCCGCGCTCGACGCCGTCGATGGCGTGCGGGCCGATTTCACCGCCGATGGCCGGCTGCGCATCCGCGGCGATGCGGGCACGCGGATCTCTTTCGGCGAGGATACCAGCGGGCTGCTCGGGGCTGTTGGCGTCAACGCCTTCTTCAGCGGCCGCGATGCCTCGGACATCGCCGTGCGGAGCGACATCGCCGGCGAGCCCGGTCTGCTGAACGTCGGCCGCATCAACGCCGACGGCGCCTTCGACGCCAGCGCGGCCGCCATCGACATGGCGCGGCTGCAGGACCGCACCTTCGACGCGGTGGGCGGCCAGAGCCTGCAGGGCTTCTGGGCCCAGGTCGCCGGCGACGTTGGCGCGCAGACGGATGCGGCCATCACCGATGCCGAGGCGAGCCGCGTCATCCGCGAGGCCATCGAGGGCCAGCGCGCCGCGGTCAGCGGCGTGAGCCTGGACGAGGAGGCCATCAACCTGAGCACCTACCAGCAGGCCTTCCAGGCCTCGGCGCGGTACATCTCGGTGCTCGACCAGTTGCAGCAGGAGCTGCTGGCGATCTTCTAG
- a CDS encoding flagellin, which produces MTQVSAGLTRVPNLFVAQMQLNRINRGNVDLFRVEERLATGRDVNRFSDDSVRASAISALDQSIERSGQWLRNLDVAQSALDRLDVALGDAQDVTLEAKSIASEFINVTFSADDRAGAAVTVDSLIQKAFEVANRKSNVGFMFGGDAPGARPVEAMLGGYAYRGAGDGLRIDLGPGVDVPLTLGPGSPLGGTSARVAGSVELRPPVTEDTPVADLLGARGTGIDLGSFRLAIGDATTQTIDLSGVDTAGDIADAIEAAIRAVEAETEQTILGPQGVRFDARALRIDLEPDGGGGPELAFTDIAAGTAAADLGLLMDGGMVTPTEDAGADLNPRLSWLSPIETGDELPLGAIRIRHAGQTRVVDLSSARTMQDLRNAIEATDLGVRLELDSENGTINLVSDLAVARGFGLSVEEIDGNDETASRLGIRSFSGATPVDGLNDGAGVRIIDDQVDPITGEIDPERNTDFRVTLGNGVAFDVDLRPEDLGTIAGIAARINAAAADAGVLVPGDFEAGVVASGPGGLALRQDPEIGGTLTLEPLNASRALQDLGLGDAAFDAASSMMIGEDVGQVRVRNLFSDLLDLRQALSDDDVSGIGLAGESIEQRLEAVAQVRAINGGNGRRVQDAADRQEDIVFLDQATRSGLRDTNFAEAAITLSQLQTQLQASLQVTAISRQQSLLDFLG; this is translated from the coding sequence ATGACGCAGGTCTCCGCCGGGCTCACCCGCGTGCCCAATCTCTTCGTCGCACAGATGCAGCTCAACCGCATCAACCGCGGCAACGTCGACCTCTTCCGGGTCGAGGAGCGCTTGGCCACCGGACGCGACGTCAACCGTTTCAGCGACGACTCGGTCCGCGCGTCGGCCATCTCGGCGCTCGACCAGTCGATCGAGCGATCGGGACAGTGGCTCCGCAACCTCGACGTGGCGCAGTCGGCGCTCGACCGCCTGGACGTAGCGCTCGGCGACGCCCAGGACGTGACGCTCGAGGCCAAGTCGATCGCCTCGGAATTCATCAACGTGACCTTCAGCGCCGACGATCGCGCCGGCGCGGCCGTCACGGTCGACAGCCTCATCCAGAAGGCCTTCGAGGTCGCCAATCGCAAGTCCAACGTCGGCTTCATGTTCGGCGGCGATGCGCCCGGCGCGCGGCCCGTCGAGGCCATGCTGGGCGGCTACGCCTACCGCGGCGCGGGCGACGGCCTGCGGATCGACCTCGGTCCGGGCGTCGACGTGCCCCTGACGCTCGGCCCGGGCAGCCCGCTGGGCGGCACGTCGGCCCGCGTCGCCGGCTCGGTCGAGCTGCGGCCCCCGGTGACCGAGGACACCCCCGTCGCCGACCTGCTCGGCGCGCGGGGCACGGGCATCGACCTCGGCAGCTTCCGGCTTGCCATCGGCGACGCAACGACCCAGACCATCGACCTCTCGGGGGTGGACACGGCGGGAGACATCGCCGACGCGATCGAGGCCGCCATCCGCGCCGTCGAGGCCGAGACCGAGCAGACGATCCTGGGCCCGCAGGGGGTGCGCTTCGACGCGCGGGCGCTGCGCATCGATCTCGAGCCCGACGGCGGCGGCGGCCCCGAGCTCGCCTTCACGGACATCGCCGCCGGCACCGCCGCCGCCGACCTGGGCTTGCTCATGGACGGCGGCATGGTCACGCCCACCGAGGACGCCGGCGCCGACCTCAACCCGCGGCTGAGCTGGCTGAGCCCCATCGAGACCGGCGACGAGCTGCCGCTCGGGGCGATCCGCATCCGCCACGCCGGCCAGACCCGCGTCGTTGATCTGAGCTCGGCCCGGACGATGCAGGACCTCCGCAACGCGATCGAGGCGACCGACCTCGGCGTCCGCCTGGAGCTGGATTCCGAGAACGGCACGATCAATCTCGTCAGCGACCTCGCCGTCGCGCGGGGCTTCGGGCTCTCGGTCGAGGAGATCGACGGCAACGACGAGACGGCGTCCCGGCTGGGCATCCGCAGCTTCTCGGGCGCGACGCCCGTCGATGGACTCAACGACGGCGCGGGCGTGCGGATCATCGACGACCAGGTCGATCCGATCACCGGCGAGATCGATCCCGAGCGCAACACCGACTTCCGCGTGACGCTGGGCAACGGCGTGGCCTTCGACGTCGACCTGCGGCCCGAAGATCTCGGGACCATCGCGGGCATCGCGGCGCGAATCAATGCGGCCGCCGCCGACGCGGGCGTGCTAGTGCCGGGCGACTTCGAGGCCGGCGTGGTCGCGTCGGGGCCCGGTGGGCTGGCACTGCGGCAGGATCCGGAGATCGGCGGCACGCTGACGCTCGAGCCGCTCAACGCCTCCCGCGCGCTCCAGGACCTGGGCCTGGGCGATGCGGCCTTCGATGCCGCAAGCTCGATGATGATCGGCGAGGACGTCGGCCAGGTCCGCGTCCGCAACCTGTTTAGCGATCTGCTCGATCTGCGGCAGGCCCTGTCGGACGACGACGTTTCTGGCATAGGGCTTGCGGGGGAGTCCATCGAGCAACGGCTGGAGGCCGTCGCGCAGGTTCGGGCGATCAACGGCGGCAACGGCCGCCGGGTGCAGGATGCCGCGGATCGCCAGGAGGACATCGTGTTTCTCGACCAGGCAACACGCAGCGGGCTGAGGGACACCAACTTTGCGGAGGCGGCGATCACGCTCTCGCAGCTGCAGACGCAGCTGCAGGCCTCGCTGCAGGTGACGGCAATCAGCAGGCAGCAATCGCTGCTGGACTTCCTGGGCTGA
- the flgN gene encoding flagellar export chaperone FlgN has protein sequence MTAAGMLARQLTATIDAIAMINEELEALASRQRDAMRRVDADAVAGVTTAQRAAGEQLGGLEIERRRQAVALASALGVGAHWSLEDLSGALRALDADAADALDAAAARARSAVLAAQRRQRVVQAAASGLMAHLDGLARQVAARVSQAGTYAATGAIVTTSTAMGVDLVS, from the coding sequence ATGACCGCCGCCGGAATGCTCGCGCGGCAGCTGACCGCGACGATCGACGCGATCGCGATGATCAACGAAGAGCTGGAGGCCCTCGCGAGCCGCCAGCGGGACGCGATGCGCCGCGTCGATGCCGATGCCGTCGCCGGCGTGACAACTGCGCAGCGGGCCGCCGGCGAGCAACTCGGCGGGCTGGAGATCGAGCGGCGCCGGCAGGCCGTCGCGCTCGCGTCGGCCCTGGGCGTGGGCGCGCACTGGTCGCTCGAGGACCTGTCGGGCGCGCTCCGCGCCCTCGACGCCGACGCGGCCGATGCCCTCGACGCCGCGGCCGCGCGAGCGCGGTCGGCGGTGCTCGCGGCCCAGCGTCGCCAGCGGGTGGTGCAGGCGGCGGCCTCGGGGTTGATGGCGCACCTGGACGGCCTTGCGCGGCAGGTGGCCGCACGAGTCTCGCAAGCCGGCACCTACGCGGCGACGGGCGCCATCGTCACCACCAGCACCGCGATGGGGGTGGATCTTGTCAGCTGA
- a CDS encoding flagellar assembly protein FliW has translation MQVNTTRFGVVDIADDKVIRFPQGLLGFPDQQRYCLLEPGEDACFFWLQSLDEPSLAFVVTDPSLFFKDYEVPLRPEQAESLGIDKLEDAQIFVIVNKVNETLTANLQGPLLINTIAMAGEQLVLADKRWTTRHEVMQVGAPERAKAATA, from the coding sequence ATGCAGGTCAATACGACCCGATTCGGCGTGGTGGACATCGCCGACGACAAGGTCATTCGCTTCCCGCAGGGGCTGCTCGGCTTCCCGGATCAGCAGCGCTACTGCCTGCTCGAACCGGGCGAGGACGCCTGCTTCTTCTGGCTGCAGTCGCTCGACGAGCCATCGCTGGCCTTCGTGGTCACCGATCCCTCGCTGTTCTTCAAGGACTACGAGGTGCCACTCCGCCCCGAGCAGGCCGAGTCGCTCGGCATCGACAAGCTCGAGGATGCGCAGATCTTCGTCATCGTCAACAAGGTCAACGAGACGCTGACGGCCAACCTGCAGGGCCCGCTGCTGATCAACACCATCGCGATGGCCGGCGAGCAGCTCGTGCTGGCCGACAAGCGCTGGACGACGCGGCACGAGGTCATGCAGGTGGGCGCACCCGAAAGGGCCAAGGCGGCGACCGCCTAG